Within the Sarcophilus harrisii chromosome 2, mSarHar1.11, whole genome shotgun sequence genome, the region CCAGTATCCAATATCCTTCTGCTCCAAACTCCCATCATTCTCCCACTTCAAAGAGGAGATCAAAGACAAGTTCTAGGAAATTTCTACTTATATAAAtgtctccttttcttcatctcctcACTATTAACATTCCTTTGGTAGGATGTGAAGAGAcaagagaaggcaaaaaatataaatgtgattttcatatataaattctttttcctcttagaaCTGGATGTATTCCCAAATGAGTTTCTCACAGGTATGTAATATTCTAGAAACCACTGTAATAAATAGCACTGGAACATAAGTATAAAGTGAAGAAGAATAGAACAAACACAAACATAAACTGAACAAACAACAGCTGCCATTCACGTGGGTTTTTTTAATGCTATCAGAgcacattatatattttaactcattttatcttcacaaccacCTGGTAAAacatgtgctattattattcccactctCCATATAAGAAAACAGCTAGATGCTACAATGAATAAAGCACAAGGCAGGGGgtcaaaaagacttgagttcaaatctggccccaaatACTACTTTATGATCCTTGGTAAGTTTCAatgttgtttgcctcagtttcctcagttgtaaaatgaataagagaagaaaatggcaaactactccactatttctgccaagaaaacttcaaaagaaatcataaagaattggacatgactaaaaatgtctGAATaataacagatgaaaaaactgaggcagagagaagttaaacAACTTGTCCAAAGCTACATGGAAACTCCTAAGTCAgtaaggcagaattcaaattcacatCTTCTTTCATCAAAGTGCAGGACTCCATCCAGTAAGAACCCTAGTAAAACCCATGTAGATAAAATGGAATGCATTccattctctttcatttccttatttcaccctaatttttctaattccagATTTCCATCCCCATATATTGTTCAAACATACATTAAACCAAGTCCTTCATtatcatcttttcatatttcttaattccattttatattagtttccttccttctgagaagagaataaaaaacgTTTCATTGTTTTTCAGCTTGGTATCTGTTTTGAAATGAAGAGGAATTATAGCATTCTTTCACCTCCCACTACTTGTCCCCTCATGAACTGCCTAACATCTTGAGAGCATTCCTCCCAAAAGTTAAACTCTCATGGACATTGACAACCTACCTGCATTAATTCTTCAATGGTTAAGATATTCCCCATACCATATGAACCACAGCCACCCCTGCCATTATTCAAACACTGTTTTCAACACTCCATTTTCCAGTCCCCCCAAcccaattttcccaattttcccaattttccacTTGGAAGTTATCCATCCCTTTTTGTGCTCTGTAGGTAACAACTGActttttatctttcatattttcctttctcactctttccATCTCATTTCTCAATAAGACCCATATCCTTCCTAATAATACATAATCCTTGACCTCCCTTTTCAACACCAGCTTTATTTTTATGCATGCCCTTATCTTATTGCTCCATGTgggataatattcttttttcttattatcagTTTGAAACACTTCCTCTGCTTCCTTAACTTAGTAATCTCTCCTTGATTGAGGTTCACTCATATCCATCTCAAGATCAAAATTTTGGTAACCCAGTGGCAAACAATCTTTAAGATACAGACCTTATTTCCAGAATAAGTTCAATGCCCgatttttagtctttctttctttttccatgccTGTCTTCTTATTAATAGATGAGGGACATAGATATTGATACTCCCTCTAACCACCCTAACCTCCCTGATCTTCCACATACTCATTTCACATAATGTGCTTCTCCACCCAACTTAGTCACATAAAAAGATGGTCATGCACTTGATCTTTACAATGTTACCATTCCACTAATGGCAACAAtccttgaaataataataaacataataatcatgatagttaatatttatatagggaTCCACACACATATTATCCTAATTGATCTCATCAACTTTGTgaaatgaatgttattatttttaataacaaaataataacatttatttttactatgttgcagatggagaaactgaggttaagaaagttaagtgatttatctgatCCTCCAAAATTGTAAATACCTTTTGcaacatttgaacttagatcttccaaACAACAAGTCTATCAACTGCATCTACTAGGtgcttaattttaatatattaagcCATTAAATCTTACCCATTCTTTATTCTCTCCCAAAATATGTGGTAATTATCACAGTATTCatagtctttcttttcttctccatcacAAAATTCATGATAATATCATCACTCATCCCTGAAATTCccattatttctatttgaatagTCATTTCCCCATTCTTAGTCAAATTCAGGCCCAGCAAAGTAGGTCAGTTGTCATTTCCTCTGACCtgtaaagataaaaatttccatttaatcaaAACATATAAGCTTTCAACTGCTCAACTTTTGGCAGACACTGCCATTCAATATCCAGGTAAGTTCTCTAATCCTCTAACACCATACTGCCATTATATGTTTGTGAcctgattttcaaatttttttttgtctaaattaCTTGTTCTGTCTAGTTTGTTTGAATTATACTCTCACAACAATATCAGCTCTGATATTCCTTCCAATGACCCTCACCCAAATGTTCTATACCTTGTTTCCTCTCCCTAACTCCCAGGATATTGCATATCCTTCTCAATATACAATGCTATTTCcctacttcttttttctccttttttcttcttcttttttctttttttcccctgcttcttTTAACAATCTGTTCATTATGAATATAGTGTACACTCCTAGAGACATACTTTTAATATGAATACTTTATCCCACATAATTTCAATTGAAGCCACAAGGTCAAATTTTCTTCATGAGTTGTATGATCTCTTTTACCTTGTTTACAATCCATTCTTTGTACTTAGTGCATATGTACATCTTAGACCCTTTATTATTATTGGGTTTCATGTTTGATTTTTTCTCCTGGAAAgcactcctttcatttttattaataaatttgacttagaATCATTTTATGGCAACCAAATTGGTAGATCTACATACacaatttcctccttttcctgcCCTTTTCAGTTTAAAGCCTATTACTTAGTTCCAATTGTTAAGAGATTCTTCtctgtgtaatgttctcttctcaaATCTCTAGTACATATTAGAACTTAACTTTCCTTCCTCAGatgcaaagttatttttcttttttatcctactATCACTTCCCAATGACTCCCCCATTCAGtagaatttccttttattttctttaatcctACTATCACTTTCTAATGACTATCTCCCTTTAGTAGAATTTCTTTGGtaacaaatcacaaaaaaagaaaaaagaaaaacattactatttctttaaatatatacttCATTGTATACCTATAGTTCACCACCTCTATGCTGAAAAGAATAACATATGGTTCACAATGTTTTGAATTATAAATTCATTGATGTTTTCAAAGAACATTTTATTATCACTAAAAATTGAGAGTGAAAATACTTTCCCTTAGCACTTGCACCATCTCTTTCTGCATGGAGTCCAGCTTAGAAATTGTGTTTAAGTTACTGCTATTTTGTACTGGAAGGACACAAAGATACCATATTCACAGAAAGTAACTGCAAAATTATGTTATAACAATCCTTCAATCTTTAGAAGGTGCTTTCTTGGGAAAAGCTTAAGACTAAGTATTGTGGAAAACTgttcatgtacatatatacattgatCTGAAAAATTATTGGGAGAGGGCTGGCCTTCTGAATAATACTTAATTTATCAAATTGagccttctgatttttctctcaatagAAGAGTATAATCTTTTTGTACTACCTTTCATTTGCAATTACTATAATCTTTCCAGGacattatacaaacaaaatcaaaggcttaagcaaaaaaacaaattgtttgaCAAGGTAGAaatatttctttgcatttcttttatattgaTTCTCTACCTTCATTTTGCATATAGAAGTAGACCTACCTGGCTACAGATGTCATTGATAGCCGCCTTCAAGTTTGCACATGATCTGTAGGTAGAAGACTTAAATAAATCTAATAGATTTTTTGATTTCCAGAGAGCCAGaaactgtttctttttccatctatCCACAGGGCAGTTGAACAACTCATTGTCAAGAAATGTCTAGATCTGTGAATTTATCCAAGAAAAATTAGTAGACCTTTCTACATCACCTCCACAATCTTGCTTTCTTCATTTGATCTAACTATATTTTATGGAACACAAGTCAAGGCATTTGTGTGCAATGGAATAAAaacagatataaataaataagcatagatatgtgtattgtgtaatcattgtttaatataataattttgcaATACATAATTAAACAAATGCTTTAATTTACCAAGCAACCTTAAGacttttgctctctctctcttaagaCTTAAAAGCACAGGATCACTCTAAATAAAAGAGTTTTAGAATATGTatagtttgaatttctctaatctcCCTTTTAGGTTTAAAAATAATGCCCTGCCAATGCTCAATGCTCTGGAACAGTAATTCCTAAGGCATTTTTTTGTTCTGTAAAGTCTTTCAACCATTAacccaataataataaaatgatcaatcaattggattatttaatatgctactaaaaatattaagtactcacaataaaaacaatatttttaccCTAAATCTCTAAAGTAAAATTTAcactaattatatttataaattataaagatttaatctatctttaatttgaaaaatatgtaaaattattattatatttataagttaattacaaatatataaacattttgtaaaaattaaaagtaatctAGCAAGAcattatatttatactattatctGCAAAACTTCAGAGTAAGTGTAtgttataaatttcatttaatatggTGGTTTGGAAACAATTTGATGACAGGTTGAGAAATCAGAATAGCATGTGCTTTTGAATTTCAGGTCCATGCTCATATACTGGGCATGAAACTCAGTCCTGGATGTCTTGTCATTGTCAAGGATATTCAATCTTTTATAACTATAGGTAGACCATAATGAACTAAAATGAGCAAATTTATCAGAAAGCACCAAAAAATAAGATGTTACCATCAAAGTTCTGGaagattttttctctttgacctagaacttcagtttcattttctctcaCAATAAACAAATtactatcatttgatttttagtgataaaaaaaacaaaattaaaggcaTGGAACACATAAACATAAATTCATACATTGTAGGATAGAAACAAATAGAATCCTAATTGTATCTATTGAGGTTTCTTCTCCTTAACACCTTTCTTCAAAATTCACCCTAATATCACTAACTATATAATCTTTtcaattacaaatatataataaatttatatgtctacataatctatataaatcaattattttagGCAGAAAACAGCAGAACTTGCAAACattagcaaaaatttaaaaattcaagaaaaagtaaaattatgaagaaaatctaAAACAATCCTCTAATCACATCACTCCagatagtttaataattttatatgtgtttGTACATCAAAAGAACTATATTTATTTTGATGTATAAacacccacacatatacatatataccttaaAATAATTATTCCTCTGAATTTGGCTCAACTTGATGGTCATCTTTGTTTGTTGTTAGGAAGGAAATACTTTTATTAAGAAGTAAGCTCAATAATTGTTGGTGTGAGTCCAGTTGATCAATGGGAAGACATTCTCCACATTGGCTTAATACCATCTAGATTTCAGTGGCTTAGAACAGTTTTCCTGAATTTATCAGGTCGATGCActtatatttctgttttgttcCAGGAAATATATAATCTGTGCAATGGAATTCTGGAACACCACCTTGGAGAACACTTTCTTCCTCATTGGAATTCTCCAGGACAGTAAGTTCCCTGGACTGGTTTGTGCCACAATCACATTCCTCTATCTCGTGGCCATGATCAGCAATGGTCTCCTGCTATTATTAATTGCTATGGATAAACAGCTTCATGTGCCTATGTACTTTTTACTCAGCCAGCTCTCACTTATGGATTTGCTCTTTACAACTGTTATTTCCCCCAAAACACTAGTGGATTATTTGCATGGACAGAGCACCATCTCTTTTTTAGGCTGTGGATTTCAGATGTTCCTAATACTGACACTTGGAGGTGCTGAAGACATTCTGTTGGCCTTCATGGCATATGACCGCTATGTGGCCATTCAATATCCTCTGAATTATATGGTTTTCATGAGACCCAAAGTTTGCTGGTCCATGGTGGCAACATCCTGGCTCTTGGCATCCTTAAATTCCCTTATCCACACCACATACACCATGCATTTCCCTTTCTGTAGAGCCCGAGAGATACATCACCTTCTCTGTGAGATCCCTCCACTGCTAAAGCTTGCATGTGCTGACACCACAAAGTATCAGTTCATGGTATACACAATGGGAGTGacattcctcttcctccctctctctgctaTCCTTGCCTCTTATACACTAGTTTTAACTGCTGTGTTTCACATGCCATCAACACAAGGGAGACAGAAAGCTCTCCTTACCTGCTCATCCCATCTGACAGTGGTTGGGCTCTACTATGGAGCTGCTGTGTTCATGTATGTCCTACCCAGTTCTTACCATAACCCTCAGCAGGACAATATCCTCTCTATGTTCTATACTGTTATTACTCCAACCCTGAATCCCCTGATCTACAGCCTGAGGAACAAGGATGTACTAGGTGCACTGAAGAAATTACTAGAAAAAGGCATCCAAAAACCAAAATTGTAGGAGCCTACATATGTCTTTGTTTTATCTCTCAGCTGACAGCCAATAGCTAGGAAATACTCTCTAGACTTGTTTCCACCTGTCTGAATCATTTCATGtggcataataataaaattttcttttctattattatttcaacACTATTGCATTCTGTCCATGAGGGTATTCAGGAGGGCAACATAAGGAAAATTCTAGTaaagtacaaaatattttcttttctattccctgGCAATAATTGTGCCCAGGTAATAAAACTTACACATAATGCATTCTAGAATTCTTTTGAAGGAAATGTAGTCAAAATCAACCACCTATAGTTTGAAAAATACTCTTTCCTACTTTTGAAAACTAACATAAAATTTATCCCACTTCAGTAGGGTGATGTTTCTCTCAATCTTTGTGATTTTTCAAAGACCACAAATATAGCTCAAAACCATCCATTTGAACATCATCATCTGTATGATTTTGATTTCTGCCACAACTCAATTCACCCACTCTCTActtaaaaatatcaaggaaagaaaaatccactatttcaaaagataaataattatgTTAATACAATTTTGCTTTGATCAGATAAAGTTGAGGATCACCATAAGTGTATTGAGCATAAACAGGTAGTAATGGAAAAGAATTCAGAAGACCCAGGGTAAAAGGTGCTTTAAGGCTGCATGcataactagaaaaagaaatatgggcAGTTACATAGTGTTAGCAAGAAATAACATTGCTCCACTGATATCTCCACAATGCCAGAACATTTTTTTGAAAAGGTAAATCTCCTGTCCAAGATTTTCACAAGAACATAAAATGAGTTCTAAGAGCTGGGTAGGCATTGTTGGATTACTTTTTCACATCACTGAGAATACAGAGCTGTGAAAGTATAAAAATAGAACCTGGTCTAGATAATTGTTTGGATTACATCTGGGGTTTGGAGTTAGGAGGGAGTTAAATGCCTGGGAGTATTAAGGGAATTGGAAGGAGATACtttttatattcaataatataaagtcctgttttttttttaaagaagttggTATTTAACTGGGCTATACATTGTAAAAGTACTTCCCAAAAGCTGCTAATTCGAACTATCTAAGTCCCCAAAGAAAGCAAGtctcttttttgttattcctAACTTTGGACTACAACTATGAAAGGGAAGTCTGCAGGAAATGTCCCTACTAAGTCAAACCTCTTgcatttcccctctccttccaaGGCCAGTAGAATGTCCTTCAAAGACTATGGAAAAACCATTAGATTAGATCTAGAGTCAAGGAGACCCGAGTtaaaatgcagcctcagacacatactagttatctgaccttgagaaaatcacttaagagtttccttcttattttctaCCAAGGCCCAAGCTTCATCtacaaaacataaaacaaattatCTGCTAATGAATCAATTAAAATACTTCAAAGCAGATTGGATAAGAATTGGCCAAGGGATTGAGAAAATTAAGTATCTTCTTAGAATAACAAATCCCTACCACTAGCATTCACTCAAAGcctttatctttttcctctttgtttttttttctttttttgtttgtttttttgtttttctttttaaatattttccccattcattccttcaaagtttttcatttttcataacaAGTTGAAGATTAAAGAGGCATTCCTTCAATTCTTTCACCTTGGGGGTTGGAGGGAAATTTTTACACTTGCATTTCTTTCTCAACTttggaagaaatataaattagtCCAATGGGAATTCCCCCAGTGTTCTCTCCTGGGTAGCACtctactcttttctctttatactctCTCAATTTCAGATCTCTTCAGGTCACATGGGTTTAAtatatcatctctatgcagattattcgcaaataaatatattaatttctaaTCTCTTTTCTAGTTTCCTAGCTCCTTTTACTAGCTTTTTGAACAGTTCAAATCAGATATTCCGTAGTCTTCTTaaaatcaacatgtccaaaagagaactcattaACTTTCCTCCAaagtcttcctttcttttaactGCTGAAGGAATCATCACCCTCCCTGTTACCCAACTTCCTAATCAGTGTCATTCTAGACACCatatttattgatcttttatcTAAGCTTGTGTTTTTTACTTTAATGTCTTCTATATATTATGCCTTATTAC harbors:
- the LOC100924179 gene encoding olfactory receptor 2AG1-like; amino-acid sequence: MEFWNTTLENTFFLIGILQDSKFPGLVCATITFLYLVAMISNGLLLLLIAMDKQLHVPMYFLLSQLSLMDLLFTTVISPKTLVDYLHGQSTISFLGCGFQMFLILTLGGAEDILLAFMAYDRYVAIQYPLNYMVFMRPKVCWSMVATSWLLASLNSLIHTTYTMHFPFCRAREIHHLLCEIPPLLKLACADTTKYQFMVYTMGVTFLFLPLSAILASYTLVLTAVFHMPSTQGRQKALLTCSSHLTVVGLYYGAAVFMYVLPSSYHNPQQDNILSMFYTVITPTLNPLIYSLRNKDVLGALKKLLEKGIQKPKL